One window from the genome of Asterias amurensis chromosome 12, ASM3211899v1 encodes:
- the LOC139944843 gene encoding cohesin subunit SA-2-like isoform X2, protein MDVPQAEHSDDSDFDEGRGKKRSKHDGAGKKSKKHKSKPRPEVEVENVGEPVTLFEIVRQGKGALQTVVDEWIESYKANRDTALLDLINFFIQCSGCKGTVTLEMYSNMEHSDIIRRMTEEFDEESGDYPLIINGPLYKKFRQNFCDFISVLVRQCQYSILYDQFMMDNVISLLTGLSDSQVRAFRHTSTLAAMKLMTSLVNVALNLSVNLDNTQRQHDTERAKQSSKRASERIEMLLAKRQEIIENTEEVQQMMNNIFKGIFVHRYRDTQPEIRSICMGEIGLWMKNYSEMFLSDSYLKYIGWTLHDKVGDVRLKCLSALQTLFSITELVPKLELFTNRFKDRIVSMTLDKETEVAVHAIKLTTLVLKINDEILSAEDCENVYQLVYASSRAVAQAAGEFLNERLFKREDPDSSKAKRTKRRSANAPLIKDLVQFFIESELHEHAAYLVDSLWDINDMVRDWDCMTELLLEEPGRGEEAMDDRQETALIEIMVSAVRQAAQGHPPVGRGSAKRQMLTSKEKKTVQDDRLKLTEHFIVKLPELLSKYKVDWDKVSNLLEIPQHFEVEIYTTSRLEKHLDSLLREMKEIVERHTESEVLNACSKTYECLMREQYSTTPKVDVARSTLLDSIAERFNLSYDVFQTTSQPNEDEVYALSSSIKRITAFFVCHDLTPWQLFDMLFGLVKKSPERGDLPESIFTNAVACTHYSLLWSLTRLNEHNPDKSEMLHLRKRTSEVIRTCSKLLLDSSDAIKEEGFITICDLLIVFGKQMGSNAVLAPLIYDPNENLQNMLSDFVQEHVFIEEEEDDDDEEGDDSHKIEILHKRRNLLASFCKLIVFNVIEMKNAAGIFKHYMKYYNDYGDIIKMTLAKSRENNKIACAQTLGLSLTQLFRDMKSEEGYDDVRTQAQLNAIKELARRFSLTFGLDQIKTRDAVAALHKEGIHFSLTPMDNPNEADGPPPNLGYLEILAEFTTKLMKMDKKTVLTYLEKNLKEGMLGRQEDPWAPLRTYRNSLLQEAPGEQSGKSHKHIKKHRKGGVKRKLAMQGVDDGTDSQWMSKHPHMGGNQSMMKRPRLEEEISSTQGSERDFESQPISQSSTSSWLRNQPKKSRQANNKKSYPGVDSRTRSGRSASRHPHHHHVDEEEEEEEEEEEDEEEDEEEDEEQEDDFQEGQAMQVLKTRSKSKSPPVVRRPDQNKQKSRVKRAQPRNKPSVIVGVQEEEEGINEIERNKLMMKWKRMCGKDGEKSLIGRNQKRRHRKVVLPNLFEDEMPDIQDESSEEMQMGPF, encoded by the exons aCGGTTGTTGATGAATGGATCGAGTCATACAAAGCGAACCGCGACACAGCTCTCCTAGATCTGATTAACTTCTTCATCCAATGCTCTGGATGTAAAGGAACCGTCACTCTTGAGATGTATTCCAACATGGAGCATAGTGACATCATCAGACGGATGACGGAGGAATTTGACGAG GAGAGTGGTGACTATCCACTGATAATCAACGGCCCGCTCTACAAGAAGTTCAGACAGAATTTCTGTGATTTCATTTCGGTGTTGGTGCGCCAGTGCCAATACAGCATCCTGTACGATCAGTTTATGATGGATAACGTTATCTCGCTGCTGACTGGTCTCAGTGATTCACAGGTCCGAGCTTTCAGACACACTAGCACGTTGGCAG CTATGAAACTCATGACGTCGCTAGTAAATGTCGCCCTCAATCTCAGTGTCAATTTGGACAACACGCAGCGACAGCACGACACAGAGCGTGCAAAACAGTCCTCTAAACGAGCCAGCGAGAGAATCGAGATGCTGCTGGCCAAGAGGCAGGAAATCATTGAAAATACGGAAGAAGTCCAACAGATGATGAATAACATCTTCAAAGGCATCTTTGTCCATCGTTATCg TGACACCCAGCCAGAGATTCGTTCCATCTGTATGGGAGAGATTGGTCTATGGATGAAGAACTATAGtgagatgtttttgagtgatagtTATCTTAAATACATCGGATGGACTCTTCACGACAAG GTCGGTGACGTTAGGCTCAAGTGCCTCTCTGCCTTACAGACTCTCTTCAGCATCACAGAGCTCGTCCCAAAGCTGGAGCTCTTCACAAATCGCTTCAAGGATCGCATTGTTTCCATGACATTGGACAAAGAGACTGAAGTAGCTGTACATGCCATCAAACTGACCACTCTAGTTCTAAA AATCAACGATGAAATCTTATCAGCAGAAGACTGTGAGAATGTTTACCAGCTAGTCTATGCCTCAAGCCGTGCCGTTGCCCAAGCTGCTGGGGAGTTCTTGAATGAGAGACTATTCAAGAGGGAAGATCCAGACAGTAGTAAAGCTAAGAGGACCAAGAGACGGAGTGCTAATGCACCCCTCATCAAGGACTTGGTGCAGTTCTTCATTGAGAGCGAG CTCCATGAACATGCAGCTTATCTAGTGGATTCTCTATGGGATATCAATGATATGGTTAGAGATTGGGATTGCATGACGGAACTTCTTCTTGAAGAGCCTGGACGTGGTGAAGAAG CGATGGACGATCGGCAGGAAACTGCTCTGATTGAGATCATGGTTAGTGCGGTGCGTCAGGCAGCACAGGGTCATCCTCCAGTCGGCCGTGGCTCTGCCAAAAGA CAGATGTTGACCAGTAAGGAGAAGAAAACGGTGCAAGACGATCGACTCAAACTCACAGAGCATTTCATCGTTAAACTACCAGAACTCCTCTCCAAG TACAAAGTGGATTGGGACAAAGTGTCTAATCTTCTGGAGATCCCACAGCATTTTGAGGTTGAGATCTACACAACGAGTCGTCTTGAGAAACATCTGGACTCACTCCTTAGAGAGATGAAGGAGATTGTTGAGAGACACACCGAGAGTGAG GTTTTGAATGCTTGCTCCAAGACCTATGAGTGCTTAATGAGAGAGCAGTACAGCACAACGCCTAAAGTAGACGTAGCAAGGAGTACTTTACTTGACAGTATTGCTGAACGGTTCAATCTTAGTTATGATGTTTTCCAGACT ACAAGCCAACCGAATGAAGATGAAGTGTATGCTTTGTCATCTAGCATCAAAAGGATAACCGCATTCTTTGT CTGTCATGATTTGACGCCATGGCAACTGTTTGACATGTTGTTTGGATTAGTGAAGAAGTCTCCAGAGCGAGGGGATCTACCTGAGTCAATCTTCACCAACGCTGTGGCATGTACTCATTACTCTTTACTGTGGAGTCTAACACGATTGAATGAACACAACCCAGATAAG TCTGAAATGTTACATCTTCGTAAGCGAACCAGCGAGGTAATCCGAACCTGTTCAAAGCTTCTCTTAGACAGCAGTGACGCCATCAAGGAAGAAGGTTTCATCACTATCTGTGATCTCCTAATTGTCTTTGGGAAGCAGATGGGTTCCAATGCAGTCTTGGCGCCACTCATCTATGACCCTAATGAGAACCTGCAAAACATGCTCTCAGACTTCGTCCAGGAACATGTCTTCATTGAGGAGGAGGAAGATG atgatgatgaagaagGAGATGATTCCCATAAGATTGAGATTCTGCATAAGAGACGTAATCTCCTCGCCTCTTTCTGTAAGCTCATTGTCTTTAATGTTATCGAGATGAAGAATGCTGCTGGAATCTTTAAGCACTACATGAAG TACTACAATGACTACGGAGACATCATTAAGATGACGCTTGCCAAATCCAGGGAGAATAACAAGATTGCTTGCGCCCAAACCCTTGGACTTAGCTTAACTCAG TTGTTCCGTGACATGAAGAGTGAAGAAGGTTATGACGATGTGCGAACCCAAGCTCAGCTCAATGCCATCAAGGAGCTGGCTAGAAGGTTCTCTCTTACCTTTGGCTTGGACCAGATTAAGACCAGAGATGCAGTGGCTGCACTTCACAA GGAAGGTATTCACTTCAGCCTAACCCCGATGGACAATCCAAACGAAGCAGACGGCCCGCCACCAAACCTCGGCTACTTGGAAATACTGGCTGAGTTTACAACCAAACTCATGAAGATGGACAAGAAAACTGT CTTAACCTACCTTGAGAAGAATCTGAAAGAAGGCATGCTAGGCAGACAAGAAGATCCATGGGCTCCACTGCGAACGTATCGCAACAGCTTACTACAAGAGGCTCCTGGTGAACAATCAGGAAAGTCTCATAAACACATAAAGAAACATCGCAAGGGTGGTGTCAAGAGAAAGCTAGCCATGCAAGGAG TTGATGATGGTACAGACAGTCAATGGATGTCTAAGCATCCTCACATGGGCGGCAATCAAAGCATGATGAAGCGCCCTCGCTTGGAGGAAGAAATCTCATCCACGCAAGGATCTGAACGAGATTTTGA AAGTCAACCCATCTCCCAGAGTTCAACATCATCATGGTTAAGAAACCAACCTAAGAAGAGTCGCCAAGCCAACAATAAGAAAAGTTATCCCGGCGTTGACTCCCGGACCAGATCCGGCAGATCAGCGTCTAG GCATCCCCATCATCACCACGtcgatgaagaagaagaagaagaagaggaggaagaagaagatgaagaagaagatgaagaggaAGATGAAGAACAGGAAGATGATTTCCAAGAAGGCCAGGCCATGCAAGTTCTT AAAACTAGATCTAAGAGTAAGAGTCCCCCTGTAGTACGTAGACCAGACCAAAATAAACAGAAATCTAGAGTGAAACGTGCACAACCCCGGAACAAACCATCAGTGATTGTAGGGGTGCAAGAAGAGGAGGAGGGGATTAATGAGATAGAAAGAAACAAGCTAATGATGAAATGGAAACGAATGTGCGGGAAGGATGGAGAGAAGTCTCTCATCGGTCGGAATCAAAAACGACGACATAGGAAAGTCGTTTTGCCCAATCTCTTTGAAGATGAGATGCCGGATATTCAAGACGAATCATCT GAGGAAATGCAGATGGGACCGTTCTAA
- the LOC139944843 gene encoding cohesin subunit SA-1-like isoform X5 translates to MDVPQAEHSDDSDFDEGRGKKRSKHDGAGKKSKKHKSKPRPEVEVENVGEPVTLFEIVRQGKGALQTVVDEWIESYKANRDTALLDLINFFIQCSGCKGTVTLEMYSNMEHSDIIRRMTEEFDEESGDYPLIINGPLYKKFRQNFCDFISVLVRQCQYSILYDQFMMDNVISLLTGLSDSQVRAFRHTSTLAAMKLMTSLVNVALNLSVNLDNTQRQHDTERAKQSSKRASERIEMLLAKRQEIIENTEEVQQMMNNIFKGIFVHRYRDTQPEIRSICMGEIGLWMKNYSEMFLSDSYLKYIGWTLHDKVGDVRLKCLSALQTLFSITELVPKLELFTNRFKDRIVSMTLDKETEVAVHAIKLTTLVLKINDEILSAEDCENVYQLVYASSRAVAQAAGEFLNERLFKREDPDSSKAKRTKRRSANAPLIKDLVQFFIESELHEHAAYLVDSLWDINDMVRDWDCMTELLLEEPGRGEEAMDDRQETALIEIMVSAVRQAAQGHPPVGRGSAKRQMLTSKEKKTVQDDRLKLTEHFIVKLPELLSKYKVDWDKVSNLLEIPQHFEVEIYTTSRLEKHLDSLLREMKEIVERHTESEVLNACSKTYECLMREQYSTTPKVDVARSTLLDSIAERFNLSYDVFQTTSQPNEDEVYALSSSIKRITAFFVCHDLTPWQLFDMLFGLVKKSPERGDLPESIFTNAVACTHYSLLWSLTRLNEHNPDKSEMLHLRKRTSEVIRTCSKLLLDSSDAIKEEGFITICDLLIVFGKQMGSNAVLAPLIYDPNENLQNMLSDFVQEHVFIEEEEDDDDEEGDDSHKIEILHKRRNLLASFCKLIVFNVIEMKNAAGIFKHYMKYYNDYGDIIKMTLAKSRENNKIACAQTLGLSLTQLFRDMKSEEGYDDVRTQAQLNAIKELARRFSLTFGLDQIKTRDAVAALHKEGIHFSLTPMDNPNEADGPPPNLGYLEILAEFTTKLMKMDKKTVLTYLEKNLKEGMLGRQEDPWAPLRTYRNSLLQEAPGEQSGKSHKHIKKHRKGGVKRKLAMQGVDDGTDSQWMSKHPHMGGNQSMMKRPRLEEEISSTQGSERDFEHPHHHHVDEEEEEEEEEEEDEEEDEEEDEEQEDDFQEGQAMQVLEEMQMGPF, encoded by the exons aCGGTTGTTGATGAATGGATCGAGTCATACAAAGCGAACCGCGACACAGCTCTCCTAGATCTGATTAACTTCTTCATCCAATGCTCTGGATGTAAAGGAACCGTCACTCTTGAGATGTATTCCAACATGGAGCATAGTGACATCATCAGACGGATGACGGAGGAATTTGACGAG GAGAGTGGTGACTATCCACTGATAATCAACGGCCCGCTCTACAAGAAGTTCAGACAGAATTTCTGTGATTTCATTTCGGTGTTGGTGCGCCAGTGCCAATACAGCATCCTGTACGATCAGTTTATGATGGATAACGTTATCTCGCTGCTGACTGGTCTCAGTGATTCACAGGTCCGAGCTTTCAGACACACTAGCACGTTGGCAG CTATGAAACTCATGACGTCGCTAGTAAATGTCGCCCTCAATCTCAGTGTCAATTTGGACAACACGCAGCGACAGCACGACACAGAGCGTGCAAAACAGTCCTCTAAACGAGCCAGCGAGAGAATCGAGATGCTGCTGGCCAAGAGGCAGGAAATCATTGAAAATACGGAAGAAGTCCAACAGATGATGAATAACATCTTCAAAGGCATCTTTGTCCATCGTTATCg TGACACCCAGCCAGAGATTCGTTCCATCTGTATGGGAGAGATTGGTCTATGGATGAAGAACTATAGtgagatgtttttgagtgatagtTATCTTAAATACATCGGATGGACTCTTCACGACAAG GTCGGTGACGTTAGGCTCAAGTGCCTCTCTGCCTTACAGACTCTCTTCAGCATCACAGAGCTCGTCCCAAAGCTGGAGCTCTTCACAAATCGCTTCAAGGATCGCATTGTTTCCATGACATTGGACAAAGAGACTGAAGTAGCTGTACATGCCATCAAACTGACCACTCTAGTTCTAAA AATCAACGATGAAATCTTATCAGCAGAAGACTGTGAGAATGTTTACCAGCTAGTCTATGCCTCAAGCCGTGCCGTTGCCCAAGCTGCTGGGGAGTTCTTGAATGAGAGACTATTCAAGAGGGAAGATCCAGACAGTAGTAAAGCTAAGAGGACCAAGAGACGGAGTGCTAATGCACCCCTCATCAAGGACTTGGTGCAGTTCTTCATTGAGAGCGAG CTCCATGAACATGCAGCTTATCTAGTGGATTCTCTATGGGATATCAATGATATGGTTAGAGATTGGGATTGCATGACGGAACTTCTTCTTGAAGAGCCTGGACGTGGTGAAGAAG CGATGGACGATCGGCAGGAAACTGCTCTGATTGAGATCATGGTTAGTGCGGTGCGTCAGGCAGCACAGGGTCATCCTCCAGTCGGCCGTGGCTCTGCCAAAAGA CAGATGTTGACCAGTAAGGAGAAGAAAACGGTGCAAGACGATCGACTCAAACTCACAGAGCATTTCATCGTTAAACTACCAGAACTCCTCTCCAAG TACAAAGTGGATTGGGACAAAGTGTCTAATCTTCTGGAGATCCCACAGCATTTTGAGGTTGAGATCTACACAACGAGTCGTCTTGAGAAACATCTGGACTCACTCCTTAGAGAGATGAAGGAGATTGTTGAGAGACACACCGAGAGTGAG GTTTTGAATGCTTGCTCCAAGACCTATGAGTGCTTAATGAGAGAGCAGTACAGCACAACGCCTAAAGTAGACGTAGCAAGGAGTACTTTACTTGACAGTATTGCTGAACGGTTCAATCTTAGTTATGATGTTTTCCAGACT ACAAGCCAACCGAATGAAGATGAAGTGTATGCTTTGTCATCTAGCATCAAAAGGATAACCGCATTCTTTGT CTGTCATGATTTGACGCCATGGCAACTGTTTGACATGTTGTTTGGATTAGTGAAGAAGTCTCCAGAGCGAGGGGATCTACCTGAGTCAATCTTCACCAACGCTGTGGCATGTACTCATTACTCTTTACTGTGGAGTCTAACACGATTGAATGAACACAACCCAGATAAG TCTGAAATGTTACATCTTCGTAAGCGAACCAGCGAGGTAATCCGAACCTGTTCAAAGCTTCTCTTAGACAGCAGTGACGCCATCAAGGAAGAAGGTTTCATCACTATCTGTGATCTCCTAATTGTCTTTGGGAAGCAGATGGGTTCCAATGCAGTCTTGGCGCCACTCATCTATGACCCTAATGAGAACCTGCAAAACATGCTCTCAGACTTCGTCCAGGAACATGTCTTCATTGAGGAGGAGGAAGATG atgatgatgaagaagGAGATGATTCCCATAAGATTGAGATTCTGCATAAGAGACGTAATCTCCTCGCCTCTTTCTGTAAGCTCATTGTCTTTAATGTTATCGAGATGAAGAATGCTGCTGGAATCTTTAAGCACTACATGAAG TACTACAATGACTACGGAGACATCATTAAGATGACGCTTGCCAAATCCAGGGAGAATAACAAGATTGCTTGCGCCCAAACCCTTGGACTTAGCTTAACTCAG TTGTTCCGTGACATGAAGAGTGAAGAAGGTTATGACGATGTGCGAACCCAAGCTCAGCTCAATGCCATCAAGGAGCTGGCTAGAAGGTTCTCTCTTACCTTTGGCTTGGACCAGATTAAGACCAGAGATGCAGTGGCTGCACTTCACAA GGAAGGTATTCACTTCAGCCTAACCCCGATGGACAATCCAAACGAAGCAGACGGCCCGCCACCAAACCTCGGCTACTTGGAAATACTGGCTGAGTTTACAACCAAACTCATGAAGATGGACAAGAAAACTGT CTTAACCTACCTTGAGAAGAATCTGAAAGAAGGCATGCTAGGCAGACAAGAAGATCCATGGGCTCCACTGCGAACGTATCGCAACAGCTTACTACAAGAGGCTCCTGGTGAACAATCAGGAAAGTCTCATAAACACATAAAGAAACATCGCAAGGGTGGTGTCAAGAGAAAGCTAGCCATGCAAGGAG TTGATGATGGTACAGACAGTCAATGGATGTCTAAGCATCCTCACATGGGCGGCAATCAAAGCATGATGAAGCGCCCTCGCTTGGAGGAAGAAATCTCATCCACGCAAGGATCTGAACGAGATTTTGA GCATCCCCATCATCACCACGtcgatgaagaagaagaagaagaagaggaggaagaagaagatgaagaagaagatgaagaggaAGATGAAGAACAGGAAGATGATTTCCAAGAAGGCCAGGCCATGCAAGTTCTT GAGGAAATGCAGATGGGACCGTTCTAA
- the LOC139944843 gene encoding cohesin subunit SA-2-like isoform X3, with protein sequence MDVPQAEHSDDSDFDEGRGKKRSKHDGAGKKSKKHKSKPRPEVEVENVGEPVTLFEIVRQGKGALQTVVDEWIESYKANRDTALLDLINFFIQCSGCKGTVTLEMYSNMEHSDIIRRMTEEFDEESGDYPLIINGPLYKKFRQNFCDFISVLVRQCQYSILYDQFMMDNVISLLTGLSDSQVRAFRHTSTLAAMKLMTSLVNVALNLSVNLDNTQRQHDTERAKQSSKRASERIEMLLAKRQEIIENTEEVQQMMNNIFKGIFVHRYRDTQPEIRSICMGEIGLWMKNYSEMFLSDSYLKYIGWTLHDKVGDVRLKCLSALQTLFSITELVPKLELFTNRFKDRIVSMTLDKETEVAVHAIKLTTLVLKINDEILSAEDCENVYQLVYASSRAVAQAAGEFLNERLFKREDPDSSKAKRTKRRSANAPLIKDLVQFFIESELHEHAAYLVDSLWDINDMVRDWDCMTELLLEEPGRGEEAMDDRQETALIEIMVSAVRQAAQGHPPVGRGSAKRQQMLTSKEKKTVQDDRLKLTEHFIVKLPELLSKYKVDWDKVSNLLEIPQHFEVEIYTTSRLEKHLDSLLREMKEIVERHTESEVLNACSKTYECLMREQYSTTPKVDVARSTLLDSIAERFNLSYDVFQTTSQPNEDEVYALSSSIKRITAFFVCHDLTPWQLFDMLFGLVKKSPERGDLPESIFTNAVACTHYSLLWSLTRLNEHNPDKSEMLHLRKRTSEVIRTCSKLLLDSSDAIKEEGFITICDLLIVFGKQMGSNAVLAPLIYDPNENLQNMLSDFVQEHVFIEEEEDDDDEEGDDSHKIEILHKRRNLLASFCKLIVFNVIEMKNAAGIFKHYMKYYNDYGDIIKMTLAKSRENNKIACAQTLGLSLTQLFRDMKSEEGYDDVRTQAQLNAIKELARRFSLTFGLDQIKTRDAVAALHKEGIHFSLTPMDNPNEADGPPPNLGYLEILAEFTTKLMKMDKKTVLTYLEKNLKEGMLGRQEDPWAPLRTYRNSLLQEAPGEQSGKSHKHIKKHRKGGVKRKLAMQGVDDGTDSQWMSKHPHMGGNQSMMKRPRLEEEISSTQGSERDFEHPHHHHVDEEEEEEEEEEEDEEEDEEEDEEQEDDFQEGQAMQVLKTRSKSKSPPVVRRPDQNKQKSRVKRAQPRNKPSVIVGVQEEEEGINEIERNKLMMKWKRMCGKDGEKSLIGRNQKRRHRKVVLPNLFEDEMPDIQDESSEEMQMGPF encoded by the exons aCGGTTGTTGATGAATGGATCGAGTCATACAAAGCGAACCGCGACACAGCTCTCCTAGATCTGATTAACTTCTTCATCCAATGCTCTGGATGTAAAGGAACCGTCACTCTTGAGATGTATTCCAACATGGAGCATAGTGACATCATCAGACGGATGACGGAGGAATTTGACGAG GAGAGTGGTGACTATCCACTGATAATCAACGGCCCGCTCTACAAGAAGTTCAGACAGAATTTCTGTGATTTCATTTCGGTGTTGGTGCGCCAGTGCCAATACAGCATCCTGTACGATCAGTTTATGATGGATAACGTTATCTCGCTGCTGACTGGTCTCAGTGATTCACAGGTCCGAGCTTTCAGACACACTAGCACGTTGGCAG CTATGAAACTCATGACGTCGCTAGTAAATGTCGCCCTCAATCTCAGTGTCAATTTGGACAACACGCAGCGACAGCACGACACAGAGCGTGCAAAACAGTCCTCTAAACGAGCCAGCGAGAGAATCGAGATGCTGCTGGCCAAGAGGCAGGAAATCATTGAAAATACGGAAGAAGTCCAACAGATGATGAATAACATCTTCAAAGGCATCTTTGTCCATCGTTATCg TGACACCCAGCCAGAGATTCGTTCCATCTGTATGGGAGAGATTGGTCTATGGATGAAGAACTATAGtgagatgtttttgagtgatagtTATCTTAAATACATCGGATGGACTCTTCACGACAAG GTCGGTGACGTTAGGCTCAAGTGCCTCTCTGCCTTACAGACTCTCTTCAGCATCACAGAGCTCGTCCCAAAGCTGGAGCTCTTCACAAATCGCTTCAAGGATCGCATTGTTTCCATGACATTGGACAAAGAGACTGAAGTAGCTGTACATGCCATCAAACTGACCACTCTAGTTCTAAA AATCAACGATGAAATCTTATCAGCAGAAGACTGTGAGAATGTTTACCAGCTAGTCTATGCCTCAAGCCGTGCCGTTGCCCAAGCTGCTGGGGAGTTCTTGAATGAGAGACTATTCAAGAGGGAAGATCCAGACAGTAGTAAAGCTAAGAGGACCAAGAGACGGAGTGCTAATGCACCCCTCATCAAGGACTTGGTGCAGTTCTTCATTGAGAGCGAG CTCCATGAACATGCAGCTTATCTAGTGGATTCTCTATGGGATATCAATGATATGGTTAGAGATTGGGATTGCATGACGGAACTTCTTCTTGAAGAGCCTGGACGTGGTGAAGAAG CGATGGACGATCGGCAGGAAACTGCTCTGATTGAGATCATGGTTAGTGCGGTGCGTCAGGCAGCACAGGGTCATCCTCCAGTCGGCCGTGGCTCTGCCAAAAGA CAGCAGATGTTGACCAGTAAGGAGAAGAAAACGGTGCAAGACGATCGACTCAAACTCACAGAGCATTTCATCGTTAAACTACCAGAACTCCTCTCCAAG TACAAAGTGGATTGGGACAAAGTGTCTAATCTTCTGGAGATCCCACAGCATTTTGAGGTTGAGATCTACACAACGAGTCGTCTTGAGAAACATCTGGACTCACTCCTTAGAGAGATGAAGGAGATTGTTGAGAGACACACCGAGAGTGAG GTTTTGAATGCTTGCTCCAAGACCTATGAGTGCTTAATGAGAGAGCAGTACAGCACAACGCCTAAAGTAGACGTAGCAAGGAGTACTTTACTTGACAGTATTGCTGAACGGTTCAATCTTAGTTATGATGTTTTCCAGACT ACAAGCCAACCGAATGAAGATGAAGTGTATGCTTTGTCATCTAGCATCAAAAGGATAACCGCATTCTTTGT CTGTCATGATTTGACGCCATGGCAACTGTTTGACATGTTGTTTGGATTAGTGAAGAAGTCTCCAGAGCGAGGGGATCTACCTGAGTCAATCTTCACCAACGCTGTGGCATGTACTCATTACTCTTTACTGTGGAGTCTAACACGATTGAATGAACACAACCCAGATAAG TCTGAAATGTTACATCTTCGTAAGCGAACCAGCGAGGTAATCCGAACCTGTTCAAAGCTTCTCTTAGACAGCAGTGACGCCATCAAGGAAGAAGGTTTCATCACTATCTGTGATCTCCTAATTGTCTTTGGGAAGCAGATGGGTTCCAATGCAGTCTTGGCGCCACTCATCTATGACCCTAATGAGAACCTGCAAAACATGCTCTCAGACTTCGTCCAGGAACATGTCTTCATTGAGGAGGAGGAAGATG atgatgatgaagaagGAGATGATTCCCATAAGATTGAGATTCTGCATAAGAGACGTAATCTCCTCGCCTCTTTCTGTAAGCTCATTGTCTTTAATGTTATCGAGATGAAGAATGCTGCTGGAATCTTTAAGCACTACATGAAG TACTACAATGACTACGGAGACATCATTAAGATGACGCTTGCCAAATCCAGGGAGAATAACAAGATTGCTTGCGCCCAAACCCTTGGACTTAGCTTAACTCAG TTGTTCCGTGACATGAAGAGTGAAGAAGGTTATGACGATGTGCGAACCCAAGCTCAGCTCAATGCCATCAAGGAGCTGGCTAGAAGGTTCTCTCTTACCTTTGGCTTGGACCAGATTAAGACCAGAGATGCAGTGGCTGCACTTCACAA GGAAGGTATTCACTTCAGCCTAACCCCGATGGACAATCCAAACGAAGCAGACGGCCCGCCACCAAACCTCGGCTACTTGGAAATACTGGCTGAGTTTACAACCAAACTCATGAAGATGGACAAGAAAACTGT CTTAACCTACCTTGAGAAGAATCTGAAAGAAGGCATGCTAGGCAGACAAGAAGATCCATGGGCTCCACTGCGAACGTATCGCAACAGCTTACTACAAGAGGCTCCTGGTGAACAATCAGGAAAGTCTCATAAACACATAAAGAAACATCGCAAGGGTGGTGTCAAGAGAAAGCTAGCCATGCAAGGAG TTGATGATGGTACAGACAGTCAATGGATGTCTAAGCATCCTCACATGGGCGGCAATCAAAGCATGATGAAGCGCCCTCGCTTGGAGGAAGAAATCTCATCCACGCAAGGATCTGAACGAGATTTTGA GCATCCCCATCATCACCACGtcgatgaagaagaagaagaagaagaggaggaagaagaagatgaagaagaagatgaagaggaAGATGAAGAACAGGAAGATGATTTCCAAGAAGGCCAGGCCATGCAAGTTCTT AAAACTAGATCTAAGAGTAAGAGTCCCCCTGTAGTACGTAGACCAGACCAAAATAAACAGAAATCTAGAGTGAAACGTGCACAACCCCGGAACAAACCATCAGTGATTGTAGGGGTGCAAGAAGAGGAGGAGGGGATTAATGAGATAGAAAGAAACAAGCTAATGATGAAATGGAAACGAATGTGCGGGAAGGATGGAGAGAAGTCTCTCATCGGTCGGAATCAAAAACGACGACATAGGAAAGTCGTTTTGCCCAATCTCTTTGAAGATGAGATGCCGGATATTCAAGACGAATCATCT GAGGAAATGCAGATGGGACCGTTCTAA